The following are encoded in a window of Strigops habroptila isolate Jane chromosome 9, bStrHab1.2.pri, whole genome shotgun sequence genomic DNA:
- the ARHGAP36 gene encoding rho GTPase-activating protein 36: MQPVPLHSLSELERATLQEIALYQLQEKLLPRDLSLAKVRPKGGKSIRQKLESFSKEKKDCSPQTFGIPLSQVIANDRAHRQLQEAVRSSRRLCLEVEATVRRFRAQRHQRTGMGRSPVPCSALPEEPLPPTLSGSGSWRQRRGAMSVDSIADLSDNTSKLLEALQLSHPHELGPRRSPGKKKMLSLNPITWQVPRIVDRCCKHIETHGLHTVGIFRVGSSKKRVQQLREEFDQGLDVFLDEHQSVHDVAALLKEFLRDMPDSLIPRELYSAFLSTASMAGPAQLGALQLLLFLLPPCHSDTLLRLLRFLGEVARHARSSRGADGRETPGNKMTVSNLATIFGPNVLQKERPGEKDAAAVNYEDSAAIILVLQRLIEHHQTLFMVPPETQRHIFRRLFQTDPDVIEYLLRRRLRAAPSTENEDSREKHAPSTLPGWTRSLESSSVSSELYSSISFLNLDVGI; the protein is encoded by the exons ATGCAGCCTGTGCCCCTGCACAGCCTTTCGGAGCTGGAGAGAGCCACTCTGCAAGAGATTGCTCTGTaccagctgcaggagaagctgctccCCAGAGATCTCAGCCTGGCTAAAG TCAGACCTAAAGGTGGCAAATCTATCCGCCAGAAGCTGGAGAGCTTCTCAAAGGAGAAGAAGG ACTGCTCTCCTCAGACCTTCGGGATCCCGCTCTCCCAGGTCATTGCCAATGACCGAGCGCACCGGCAGCTGCAGGAGGCGGTGAGGAGCAGCCGCCGGCTCTGCCTGGAGGTGGAGGCGACCGTGAGGAGATTCCGGGCTCAAAGGCACCAGAGGACGGGCATGGGCAGGAGCCCGGTGCCCTGCAGCGCCCTCCCGGAGGAGCCACTTCCCCCGACTCTCTCTGGCAGCGGGTCCTGGCGCCAGCGGAGG GGCGCGATGTCCGTGGACTCCATCGCTGACCTGAGTGACAACACCTCCAAGCTGCTGGAGGCTCTGCAGTTGTCACACCCGCATGAGCTGGGTCCACGGAGGAGCCCGGGCAAGAAGAAGATGTTGAGTCTCAACCCCATCACCTGGCAGGTCCCGCGGATCGTGGACAGATGCTGCAAACACATTGAAACACACG GTCTCCACACTGTGGGCATCTTTCGGGTTGGGAGCTCCAAGAAGAGAGTTCAGCAG CTGAGGGAGGAGTTTGACCAAGGACTCGACGTGTTCCTGGATGAGCATCAAAGTGTTCACGATGTGGCTGCTCTGCTCAAAGAGTTTCTTCGGGACATGCCAGATTCCCTGATTCCCAGAGAGCTCTACTCAGCTTtcctcagcacagcct CCATGGCGGGCCCGGCCCAGCTGGGGgcgctgcagctgctgctgttcctgctgccGCCCTGCCACAGCGACACGCTGCTGCGGCTCCTGCGCTTCCTCGGCGAGGTGGCGCGGCACGCGCGGAGCTCCCGCGGCGCCGACGGACGCGAG ACTCCTGGGAATAAAATGACAGTTTCAAACTTGGCCACAATCTTTGGTCCCAACGTCCTGCAGAAAGAGAGGCCTGGAgagaaagatgctgctgctgtgaactATGAGGACAGCGCTGCCATCATACTGGTGCTCCAGAGGCTGATTGAGCACCACCAGACCCTGTTCATG GTGCCCCCCGAAACGCAGCGACACATCTTCAGGAGGCTCTTTCAGACAGACCCCGATGTCATCGAGTACCTGCTGCGCCGGAGGCTCCGCGCTGCACC gAGCACAGAGAATGAGGATTCAAGAGAGAAGCACGCTCCATCCACTCTGCCGGGGTGGACTCGCAGCCTGGAGAGCAGCTCGGTCTCATCAGAGCTGTACAGCAGCATCTCATTCCTAAACCTGGACGTTGGCATCTAG
- the LOC115613328 gene encoding regulator of cell cycle RGCC-like isoform X1, translated as MERGAPAAASARVPGAPSGLPRLRTGGAGAADPRDPTGAGAAELRPPPSASPGRCVLVLPQTDFLSPAMADELRDLLREFDEVMEDFDRGPARQYEQHLEELKRKAGTSVYDSGIDELESTSTSPGSSLNSSEEDLNTPASAYPSKAKLGDTQELEEFIADLDKVLEEM; from the exons ATGGAGCGGGGGGCTCCGGCCGCGGCTTCTGCCCGTGTCCCGGGGGCCCCATCGGGTCTTCCCCGACTTCGCaccggcggggccggggccgcaGACCCGCGGGATCCCACCGGGGCCGGGGCAGCCGAGCTCCGGCCCCCGCCCTCAGCATCCCCGGGGCGctgtgtgctggtgctgccccaGACTGACTTCTTGTCCCCAGCGATGGCCGACGAGCTCCGTGACCTGCTGCGGGAGTTTGATGAGGTGATGGAGGACTTTGACAGGGGCCCCGCGCGTCAGTACGAGCAGCATCTGGAGGAGCTGAAGAGGAAAGCGGGGACCAGTGTGTACGACAGCGGCATCGATGAGCTGGAGA GTACCAGCACATCGCCAGGAAGCAGCCTCAACTCCAGCGAGGAGGACCTCAACACCCCGGCCAGTGCTTACCCCTCCAAAG CGAAGCTTGGCGACAcgcaggagctggaggagttCATTGCGGACCTGGATAAAGTGCTGGAAG AGATGTGA
- the LOC115613328 gene encoding regulator of cell cycle RGCC-like isoform X2 codes for MADELRDLLREFDEVMEDFDRGPARQYEQHLEELKRKAGTSVYDSGIDELESTSTSPGSSLNSSEEDLNTPASAYPSKAKLGDTQELEEFIADLDKVLEEM; via the exons ATGGCCGACGAGCTCCGTGACCTGCTGCGGGAGTTTGATGAGGTGATGGAGGACTTTGACAGGGGCCCCGCGCGTCAGTACGAGCAGCATCTGGAGGAGCTGAAGAGGAAAGCGGGGACCAGTGTGTACGACAGCGGCATCGATGAGCTGGAGA GTACCAGCACATCGCCAGGAAGCAGCCTCAACTCCAGCGAGGAGGACCTCAACACCCCGGCCAGTGCTTACCCCTCCAAAG CGAAGCTTGGCGACAcgcaggagctggaggagttCATTGCGGACCTGGATAAAGTGCTGGAAG AGATGTGA